The Dunckerocampus dactyliophorus isolate RoL2022-P2 chromosome 13, RoL_Ddac_1.1, whole genome shotgun sequence genome window below encodes:
- the pax9 gene encoding paired box protein Pax-9 isoform X1, with protein sequence MEPAFGEVNQLGGVFVNGRPLPNAIRLRIVELAQLGIRPCDISRQLRVSHGCVSKILARYNETGSILPGAIGGSKPRVTTPTVVKHIRTYKQRDPGIFAWEIRDRLLADGVCDKFNLPSVSSISRILRNKIGNLAQQSQYEAGKQPPHPAPQPTLPYNHLYSYPSTKVPTPPGMPTLPGHMAMHRIWPSSHSVTDILGIRSITEQQSKNAEWLAHSEQLCHGAQHPGLPAAHPSASLHGVQRHHVGLCDRSHMAAGQWQL encoded by the exons ATGG AACCAGCCTTCGGCGAGGTGAACCAGCTGGGCGGCGTGTTCGTCAACGGCCGTCCGCTGCCCAACGCCATCCGGCTGCGCATCGTGGAGCTGGCCCAGCTGGGCATCCGGCCGTGCGACATCAGCCGTCAGCTGCGCGTCTCGCACGGCTGCGTCAGCAAGATCCTGGCGCGCTACAACGAAACCGGCTCCATCCTGCCGGGGGCCATCGGAGGGAGCAAGCCGCGGGTGACGACGCCCACCGTGGTCAAGCACATACGGACGTACAAGCAGCGCGACCCCGGGATTTTTGCCTGGGAGATCCGGGACAGGCTGCTCGCCGACGGCGTCTGCGACAAGTTCAACCTGCCCTCCGTCAGCTCCATCAGCAGGATCCTGCGGAACAAGATCGGCAACCTGGCCCAGCAGAGTCAGTACGAGGCCGGGAAGCAGCCTCCGCACCCGGCGCCGCAGCCCACGCTGCCTTACAACCACTTGTACTCGTACCCGAGCACCAAAGTGCCCACTCCCCCTGGCATGCCCACGCTTCCCGGACACATGGCCATGCACCGGATATGGCCTTCGTCGCACTCGGTCACAGATATTCTGGGGATCCGCTCCATCACAGAGCAACAAAGTAAGA ACGCCGAGTGGCTTGCCCACAGCGAGCAGCTATGTCACGGCGCCCAGCATCCCGGTCTACCGGCCGCCCACCCCAGCGCCAGCCTACACGGGGTACAGCGCCACCACGTCGGCCTGTGTGACCGGAGCCACATGGCCGCCGGGCAGTGGCAGCTGTGA
- the pax9 gene encoding paired box protein Pax-9 isoform X2: MEPAFGEVNQLGGVFVNGRPLPNAIRLRIVELAQLGIRPCDISRQLRVSHGCVSKILARYNETGSILPGAIGGSKPRVTTPTVVKHIRTYKQRDPGIFAWEIRDRLLADGVCDKFNLPSVSSISRILRNKIGNLAQQSQYEAGKQPPHPAPQPTLPYNHLYSYPSTKVPTPPGMPTLPGHMAMHRIWPSSHSVTDILGIRSITEQQNAEWLAHSEQLCHGAQHPGLPAAHPSASLHGVQRHHVGLCDRSHMAAGQWQL, encoded by the exons ATGG AACCAGCCTTCGGCGAGGTGAACCAGCTGGGCGGCGTGTTCGTCAACGGCCGTCCGCTGCCCAACGCCATCCGGCTGCGCATCGTGGAGCTGGCCCAGCTGGGCATCCGGCCGTGCGACATCAGCCGTCAGCTGCGCGTCTCGCACGGCTGCGTCAGCAAGATCCTGGCGCGCTACAACGAAACCGGCTCCATCCTGCCGGGGGCCATCGGAGGGAGCAAGCCGCGGGTGACGACGCCCACCGTGGTCAAGCACATACGGACGTACAAGCAGCGCGACCCCGGGATTTTTGCCTGGGAGATCCGGGACAGGCTGCTCGCCGACGGCGTCTGCGACAAGTTCAACCTGCCCTCCGTCAGCTCCATCAGCAGGATCCTGCGGAACAAGATCGGCAACCTGGCCCAGCAGAGTCAGTACGAGGCCGGGAAGCAGCCTCCGCACCCGGCGCCGCAGCCCACGCTGCCTTACAACCACTTGTACTCGTACCCGAGCACCAAAGTGCCCACTCCCCCTGGCATGCCCACGCTTCCCGGACACATGGCCATGCACCGGATATGGCCTTCGTCGCACTCGGTCACAGATATTCTGGGGATCCGCTCCATCACAGAGCAACAAA ACGCCGAGTGGCTTGCCCACAGCGAGCAGCTATGTCACGGCGCCCAGCATCCCGGTCTACCGGCCGCCCACCCCAGCGCCAGCCTACACGGGGTACAGCGCCACCACGTCGGCCTGTGTGACCGGAGCCACATGGCCGCCGGGCAGTGGCAGCTGTGA